The following coding sequences lie in one Flavobacterium cyclinae genomic window:
- a CDS encoding DMT family transporter — MAYFSVFHNYIQQKKNAIGLPILALIWISFFWGTTWIASKEGVKHMPPMQLVALRQLFGGLLYLLYFLIKKHPWPNKRQWRNILVLSALNFMLSNGLSTWGVKYISSGLGAIIGSIFPLWIVIISLFRGQKTSWKAVLGMIISFGGICVIFYDYLNDFLEPEFRFGILLSVIATFTWALSSIYIKENKTNFNPYFSLGLQMLISSVVISSVIGFNGTSVPLTEIPAISWWSIGYLVVFGSVLTFIAYIYALENLPTEISSLYAYINPMVALFFGYLLFNEPLTTAIIIGGTITIIGLYIVNRAIKKK, encoded by the coding sequence ATGGCTTATTTTAGCGTATTTCACAATTACATCCAGCAAAAGAAAAATGCTATTGGCTTGCCCATTTTAGCATTAATTTGGATTAGCTTTTTTTGGGGAACTACATGGATTGCTTCCAAAGAAGGCGTAAAACACATGCCTCCGATGCAATTGGTTGCGCTGCGTCAACTTTTTGGTGGATTGTTGTATTTGCTGTACTTCTTAATCAAAAAACATCCTTGGCCAAACAAAAGACAATGGCGCAATATTCTTGTTTTGAGTGCGCTAAATTTTATGCTAAGTAACGGATTAAGTACTTGGGGTGTTAAATATATTTCGAGTGGTTTGGGTGCGATTATTGGTTCTATTTTTCCACTTTGGATTGTAATAATCAGTTTGTTTCGCGGACAAAAAACATCTTGGAAAGCTGTTTTAGGAATGATTATTTCTTTTGGTGGTATTTGTGTGATTTTCTACGATTACCTCAACGATTTCTTAGAACCTGAGTTCCGTTTTGGGATTTTACTTTCGGTTATTGCAACGTTTACTTGGGCATTATCTTCAATTTATATCAAAGAAAACAAGACGAATTTCAATCCGTATTTTAGTTTGGGATTACAAATGTTGATTTCGAGTGTTGTGATTTCGAGTGTGATTGGATTTAATGGCACTTCGGTTCCGTTGACTGAAATCCCGGCTATTTCTTGGTGGTCGATTGGGTATTTAGTGGTTTTTGGTTCTGTTTTGACATTTATAGCTTATATATATGCTTTGGAAAATCTACCAACTGAAATTAGTAGTTTGTATGCCTATATCAATCCAATGGTAGCGTTGTTTTTTGGCTATTTGTTATTTAATGAACCTTTAACTACTGCGATTATCATTGGCGGAACAATCACGATTATTGGACTTTATATTGTAAATCGAGCGATTAAGAAGAAATAG
- a CDS encoding SDR family oxidoreductase yields MNKISILGCGWLGLPLAKSLLSKGYEVKGSTTSESKLEVLKNAGISPFQIQLEEHQIIGNMEDFLKETDVLIIDIPPGLRRETSTSNEMTFVNKIKNLIPYIEKSGIQKVIFVSSTSVYGDSFPIKEITEETTPNPDIESGNQLVIAETLLQSNEHFKTTVIRFGGLLGDDRHPINFLAGRTNVENPEAPVNMIQREDCIGIIEKTLDFARDDNWEWNQTFNAVAPQHPTRKAYYHKKAEILNLPLPTFAEDSASKGKIISSKKVETILGYSFQKEI; encoded by the coding sequence ATGAATAAAATCTCCATACTCGGCTGCGGTTGGCTCGGATTACCGTTAGCCAAATCATTGCTTTCAAAAGGGTACGAAGTAAAAGGCTCTACGACTTCGGAAAGTAAGTTAGAAGTTTTGAAAAATGCTGGGATATCGCCTTTCCAAATTCAATTGGAAGAACATCAAATCATTGGAAATATGGAAGATTTTCTGAAAGAAACCGATGTTTTGATTATTGATATTCCACCAGGATTGAGAAGAGAAACTTCGACTTCAAACGAAATGACGTTTGTAAATAAAATCAAAAATCTAATTCCGTATATCGAAAAATCAGGGATTCAGAAAGTTATTTTTGTGAGTTCTACTTCGGTTTATGGTGATAGTTTTCCAATTAAAGAAATTACTGAAGAGACAACTCCAAATCCTGACATCGAAAGTGGTAACCAATTAGTTATTGCCGAAACTCTTTTACAATCAAACGAGCATTTTAAAACTACTGTAATTCGTTTTGGTGGTTTGCTTGGTGATGATCGTCATCCTATAAATTTTTTGGCAGGAAGAACCAATGTTGAAAATCCAGAAGCGCCTGTGAATATGATTCAAAGAGAAGATTGCATTGGAATTATAGAAAAGACTCTCGACTTCGCTCGAGATGACAATTGGGAATGGAATCAAACCTTCAACGCTGTCGCACCTCAGCATCCAACACGCAAAGCATATTATCACAAAAAAGCTGAAATTTTGAATTTGCCATTGCCTACCTTTGCCGAAGATTCAGCATCGAAAGGAAAAATTATTTCTAGTAAAAAAGTGGAAACGATTTTAGGGTATTCGTTCCAAAAAGAAATTTAA
- a CDS encoding DUF6265 family protein: protein MKKLVLFLLFTTLGFAQNTLNYNDEKGSPKATLQDIKWIVGNWTGEALGGICQETWSEPIGNSMMFSFKLVVDGKVAFYELGHIIETDKTLLLQLKHFDGELKGWEKAEVSENFRLVKITPTHVYFDKFTFEKISDNEINIYVVFEDSGKEMKFNFKK, encoded by the coding sequence ATGAAAAAGTTAGTTCTATTTTTATTATTCACAACTTTAGGTTTTGCCCAAAACACTCTGAATTATAACGATGAAAAAGGTTCGCCAAAAGCTACTTTACAAGATATAAAATGGATTGTTGGCAATTGGACAGGCGAAGCTTTAGGTGGCATTTGTCAAGAAACGTGGAGCGAACCGATTGGAAATTCGATGATGTTTAGCTTCAAATTAGTAGTAGATGGAAAAGTCGCTTTTTATGAATTGGGACACATTATTGAAACAGACAAAACCCTTTTATTACAACTCAAACACTTTGATGGCGAATTAAAAGGTTGGGAAAAAGCGGAAGTAAGCGAGAATTTCAGATTAGTAAAAATCACCCCAACACATGTGTATTTCGATAAATTTACGTTTGAGAAAATTTCGGATAACGAAATTAATATTTACGTGGTTTTTGAAGATAGCGGTAAAGAAATGAAGTTTAATTTTAAGAAGTAA
- a CDS encoding carbon-nitrogen hydrolase family protein codes for MPTNIKSIELRNLKIEDYKELKKSMIESYPDMMDSFWKEDQIELLLEKFPEGQLVIVVDGVVVGSALSLLVTEDFAFKTRTYKAITANYTFKSHNPDGEVLYGIDVFINPQYRGLRLGRRLYDVRKELCEQLNLKSIIFAGRIPNYGKYKDEITPKVYIEKVKKKEIYDPVLSFQLSNDFHEVRVLKNYLEGDVESQEYAVLLEWNNIYYDDSPKLINTEKSIVRLGLIQWQMRSLGNLDALFEQAEFFIDAVSGYGSDFALFPEFFTAPLMADYNHLSEAEAIRELARHTEAVRSKFQEFAISYNINIITGSMPFIENGHVYNVGFLCKRDGTSEMYRKIHITPNEVFHWGITGGDTIQTFDTDCGKIGIMICYDVEFPELSRLMADEGMNILFVPFLTDTQNGYTRVKHCAQARAIENECYVAIAGCVGNLPKVNNMDIQYAQAAVFTPSDFAFPSNGIKAEATPNTEMTLIVDVDIDLLKELHEHGSVRTMKDRRVDLYQLKKNK; via the coding sequence ATGCCAACAAATATTAAGTCTATCGAATTACGTAATCTTAAAATAGAAGATTACAAAGAATTAAAAAAATCCATGATTGAATCGTATCCTGATATGATGGATTCATTTTGGAAAGAAGATCAAATTGAACTTTTACTAGAAAAATTTCCAGAAGGACAACTAGTTATTGTTGTTGACGGAGTTGTAGTAGGCTCCGCCTTATCGCTTTTAGTAACAGAAGATTTTGCTTTTAAAACAAGAACCTACAAAGCGATTACTGCAAATTATACTTTCAAATCACATAACCCAGACGGAGAAGTTTTATACGGAATAGATGTTTTTATAAATCCGCAATATCGTGGATTACGATTAGGAAGACGATTATACGATGTAAGAAAAGAATTGTGTGAGCAATTGAACTTAAAATCCATCATTTTTGCTGGAAGAATTCCAAACTATGGAAAATATAAAGACGAAATAACACCAAAAGTTTATATTGAAAAAGTAAAGAAGAAAGAAATTTACGACCCGGTTTTATCCTTCCAATTGAGTAATGATTTCCACGAAGTTCGAGTGCTTAAAAATTATTTAGAAGGCGATGTAGAATCGCAAGAATATGCTGTTTTATTAGAATGGAATAATATTTATTATGACGATAGTCCAAAATTGATAAATACAGAAAAAAGTATTGTTCGTTTGGGTCTAATTCAATGGCAAATGCGTTCGCTAGGAAATTTAGATGCATTGTTTGAGCAAGCCGAATTTTTTATAGACGCCGTTTCGGGTTATGGTAGCGACTTTGCGCTTTTCCCGGAATTTTTTACCGCACCTTTAATGGCCGATTACAATCATTTGTCAGAAGCAGAAGCAATTCGAGAACTGGCTCGCCATACTGAAGCTGTTCGTTCAAAATTTCAAGAATTTGCAATTTCATATAACATCAACATCATTACAGGAAGCATGCCTTTTATCGAAAACGGACATGTATATAATGTAGGTTTTTTGTGTAAACGAGATGGAACAAGCGAAATGTATCGCAAAATCCATATTACACCAAACGAGGTGTTTCATTGGGGAATTACAGGTGGCGATACCATTCAGACTTTTGATACCGATTGTGGTAAAATTGGAATCATGATTTGTTATGATGTGGAATTTCCAGAGTTATCAAGATTGATGGCTGATGAAGGAATGAATATTTTGTTTGTCCCTTTTTTAACCGATACGCAAAACGGTTATACGCGAGTAAAACATTGTGCCCAAGCACGTGCAATTGAAAACGAATGCTATGTTGCTATTGCCGGTTGTGTTGGAAACTTACCAAAGGTAAACAACATGGATATTCAGTATGCACAAGCAGCGGTATTTACACCTTCTGATTTTGCTTTTCCAAGTAACGGAATTAAAGCAGAAGCCACACCAAATACTGAAATGACTTTAATTGTGGATGTTGACATCGATTTATTAAAAGAACTCCATGAACATGGAAGCGTGAGAACCATGAAAGATCGCCGAGTTGATTTGTACCAACTTAAAAAAAATAAATAA
- a CDS encoding single-stranded DNA-binding protein — translation MKNRVQLIGHVGQEPEIKNLESGRVANFTIATNENYTNAKGEKVEQTEWHRVSAWGKTVDIIEKLLTKGSYVAIEGKLTHRNYDDKDGNKRYITEVVANELVLLSK, via the coding sequence ATGAAAAACAGAGTACAATTAATCGGACATGTAGGTCAAGAACCAGAAATCAAAAACTTAGAATCTGGAAGAGTAGCTAACTTCACTATCGCTACGAATGAAAATTACACCAACGCCAAAGGTGAAAAAGTAGAACAAACCGAATGGCACCGCGTTTCCGCTTGGGGAAAAACAGTTGACATTATTGAAAAATTGTTAACTAAAGGAAGCTACGTTGCCATCGAAGGAAAATTAACCCACAGAAACTACGACGATAAAGACGGAAACAAACGTTATATCACAGAAGTGGTTGCGAATGAATTGGTTTTATTAAGTAAATAA
- a CDS encoding single-stranded DNA-binding protein, whose amino-acid sequence MKNSVQLIGHVGQEPEIKNLEGGKKLANISIATNEVYYRENGDKVEQTQWHRVTAWGKTADIIERFVTKGKEIGIEGKLTHRSYDDKDGNKRYVTEVVANEILLIGK is encoded by the coding sequence ATGAAGAATTCAGTACAATTAATCGGACACGTTGGTCAAGAACCAGAAATCAAAAACCTTGAAGGAGGAAAAAAATTAGCAAACATCAGCATCGCCACAAACGAAGTGTATTATCGTGAAAACGGTGACAAAGTGGAACAAACGCAATGGCACCGAGTAACCGCTTGGGGAAAAACTGCCGACATTATCGAAAGATTTGTAACCAAAGGTAAAGAAATCGGAATTGAAGGTAAATTAACCCACAGAAGTTATGACGACAAAGACGGAAACAAACGCTATGTTACAGAAGTTGTTGCAAACGAAATTCTGTTAATCGGTAAATAA
- a CDS encoding HRDC domain-containing protein has translation MQVKVFSIRLDNAFLEYDQQQLNAFLNSVTFKKSSTQFVESEEAHWSVIVHYESKEQEEQEKPERLERKSYEDLNPKDKQVYGYLNQWRTEKSEALKLKKFMICHNSELIDLAMYKPSNLDELQQIKGFGKQKSERFGEDILAILNAV, from the coding sequence ATGCAAGTTAAAGTATTTTCCATCCGATTGGATAACGCATTTTTGGAGTACGATCAACAACAATTGAATGCTTTTTTGAATTCGGTTACGTTTAAAAAATCGAGCACGCAATTTGTTGAAAGTGAAGAAGCACATTGGTCGGTAATTGTTCATTATGAATCAAAAGAACAAGAAGAACAAGAGAAACCAGAACGGTTAGAACGAAAATCTTATGAAGATTTGAATCCGAAAGACAAACAAGTTTACGGTTATTTGAATCAGTGGAGAACCGAAAAATCAGAAGCTTTGAAACTGAAAAAGTTCATGATTTGCCACAATTCAGAATTAATCGATCTAGCGATGTACAAGCCAAGCAACTTAGATGAATTACAACAAATCAAAGGTTTCGGGAAACAAAAATCGGAACGATTCGGGGAAGATATTTTAGCTATTTTGAATGCAGTTTGA
- a CDS encoding histone deacetylase family protein yields MIPIAFHPIFKHPLPEGHRFPMIKYELLPQQLLHEGIAQKEDFFKPEVASIENILTVHTKEYVTDLLNLTLDARAARKIGFPLSKELVERELRIAQGTILGAEKAFETKVAFNIAGGTHHAYSNRGEAFCLLNDQAIAAQYLLDTRLAKKVLIIDLDVHQGNGTAEIFQKNDKVFTFSTHGKSNYPFKKETSDLDIAFEDNTSDEEFLQTISTIIPKLIEQQKPDFIFYLAGVDILASDKLGKLGCTIEGCKRRDEIVFKNCNQYEIPVQVSMGGGYSPEIKTIIEAHTNTYRVAQVIF; encoded by the coding sequence ATGATTCCTATTGCATTTCATCCTATTTTTAAACATCCTTTACCTGAAGGACATCGCTTTCCGATGATAAAATATGAATTACTACCTCAACAATTATTGCACGAAGGCATTGCTCAAAAAGAGGATTTCTTTAAACCCGAAGTGGCTTCAATTGAAAACATCTTAACCGTTCACACAAAAGAATATGTTACCGATTTATTGAATTTAACATTAGATGCTCGAGCAGCTCGAAAAATTGGTTTTCCACTTTCCAAAGAACTAGTAGAAAGAGAATTACGAATCGCACAAGGAACTATTTTAGGCGCTGAAAAAGCATTTGAAACCAAAGTAGCATTCAATATTGCTGGTGGAACACATCATGCCTATTCTAATAGAGGTGAAGCTTTTTGTTTATTGAATGACCAAGCAATTGCTGCTCAATATTTGTTAGACACAAGATTGGCAAAAAAAGTATTAATCATTGATTTAGATGTTCATCAAGGAAACGGAACGGCTGAAATTTTTCAAAAAAACGATAAAGTCTTTACTTTTTCAACCCACGGAAAATCGAATTATCCCTTCAAAAAAGAAACTTCTGATTTAGATATTGCCTTTGAAGACAACACTTCTGATGAGGAGTTTTTGCAAACCATTTCAACAATTATTCCCAAATTAATAGAACAACAAAAACCCGATTTCATTTTCTATTTGGCTGGAGTTGATATTCTAGCTTCCGATAAATTAGGGAAATTAGGTTGCACAATCGAAGGTTGCAAAAGAAGAGATGAAATAGTTTTCAAAAATTGTAACCAATACGAAATCCCAGTTCAAGTAAGTATGGGTGGAGGTTATTCTCCAGAAATCAAAACGATCATTGAGGCACATACGAATACGTATCGTGTAGCACAAGTTATTTTTTAA
- a CDS encoding chloramphenicol acetyltransferase: MKQKIDISSWNRKEHFEFFNTFEEPFFGITTQIDMTIALEKAKKLQIPFFVYYLHKTIAAINQVENFRYRIEENEVVLYDEIDASATIMREDKTFGFSFMKFHSDIQDFAKIAQTEIERIQTTQGLFTREFPENIIHFSAVPWINFTGLTHSRKFTLKDSCPKVSYGKLMTDNGKKTMAMTVLAHHGLVDGYHMGLFVDGLQNLLNS; the protein is encoded by the coding sequence ATGAAACAAAAAATAGACATATCATCTTGGAACAGAAAAGAACATTTTGAATTTTTCAATACTTTCGAAGAACCCTTTTTTGGAATTACCACTCAAATTGATATGACTATTGCACTTGAAAAGGCGAAAAAATTGCAAATTCCGTTTTTTGTTTATTATTTACACAAAACGATTGCTGCAATAAATCAAGTGGAAAATTTCAGATATCGAATTGAAGAAAATGAAGTGGTACTTTATGACGAAATTGATGCTTCTGCAACTATCATGCGTGAAGATAAAACATTTGGTTTTTCGTTTATGAAATTTCATTCTGATATTCAGGATTTTGCTAAAATAGCACAAACGGAAATCGAAAGAATTCAAACAACTCAAGGACTTTTTACAAGAGAATTTCCTGAAAATATTATTCATTTTTCTGCCGTTCCATGGATTAATTTTACGGGATTAACGCACTCCAGAAAATTCACTTTAAAAGATAGTTGTCCAAAAGTTTCCTATGGAAAGTTAATGACCGATAACGGTAAAAAAACTATGGCAATGACTGTTTTAGCTCATCATGGTTTAGTAGACGGCTACCACATGGGATTGTTTGTAGATGGTTTACAAAACTTACTAAATTCGTAA
- a CDS encoding HAD family hydrolase, with protein MNPKIIAFDADDTLWHNEPYFDEAQERFCVLFQDYASSQEILGLILNHQVKNLPLYGFGIKAFTLSMIETALQLTNHQISGKGIEQILAIGKDLLQKPVELLPNVESVLEQLKGKYKLVVATKGDLKDQHRKLHDSGIGHYFHHIEVLSDKAELDYEKMLGRLDCKPEDFLMIGNSLKSDVLPVLNIGGHAIHIPYHTTWEYEKIDFEIKHENFKSFASITEILALLQ; from the coding sequence ATGAATCCAAAAATAATCGCTTTCGACGCAGACGACACTTTATGGCACAACGAACCTTATTTCGATGAGGCGCAAGAACGCTTTTGTGTGTTGTTTCAAGATTATGCTTCGAGTCAAGAAATTTTGGGATTGATTCTGAATCATCAGGTAAAAAATTTGCCTTTGTACGGTTTTGGGATTAAAGCATTCACTTTGTCGATGATTGAAACCGCTTTGCAATTGACCAATCATCAAATTTCGGGAAAAGGAATTGAGCAAATTTTAGCTATTGGGAAAGATTTATTGCAAAAACCTGTCGAATTGTTACCTAACGTTGAATCCGTTTTGGAACAATTGAAAGGAAAATATAAATTGGTTGTAGCCACAAAAGGCGATTTAAAAGACCAGCACAGAAAATTACACGATTCGGGAATTGGACATTATTTTCATCATATTGAAGTATTGAGTGACAAAGCCGAATTAGACTACGAAAAAATGTTAGGTCGTTTAGATTGCAAACCAGAAGATTTTTTAATGATTGGCAATTCATTAAAATCGGATGTGTTACCAGTTTTAAACATTGGCGGACATGCGATTCACATTCCATATCACACGACTTGGGAATACGAAAAAATTGATTTCGAAATCAAGCACGAAAATTTCAAATCATTTGCAAGTATTACCGAAATCTTAGCTTTACTACAATGA
- the metG gene encoding methionine--tRNA ligase, with protein MLENPKRYTITAALPYTNGPIHIGHLAGVYVPSDIYARYLRLQGKDVAFICGSDEHGVAISMKAKKEGITPQQVIDKYDGIIRQSFLDFGISFDNYSRTSSEIHHKTASEFFKKLYDNGDFIEETTEQLYDAKADQFLADRFVTGTCPKCDNPEAYGDQCEKCGSTLNATDLINPKSTITGETPILKSTKHWFLPLNRYESFLKEWVLEGHKNDWKPNVYGQVKSWVDGGLEPRAVTRDLDWGIDVPVEGAEGKKLYVWFDAPIGYISSTKEWAAREGKDWEPYWKDADTKLVHFIGKDNIVFHCIIFPAMLKAEGSYILPDNVPANEFLNLEGNKLSTSKNWAVWLHEYLQDFPEKQDALRYALTANAPETKDNDFTWKDFQARNNNELAAIFGNFINRVVVLTNKYYNGIVPTPNEFSEVDEQTLAELKAYPAVISSSIERYRFREALGELMNVARLGNKYLADEEPWKMVKENPARVQTQMYVALQIASALAVLSEPFLPFTAKKLSNILKIDALGWNDVTTKTDLLPAGHQIGQAEILFAQIEDAEIQKQLDKLEATKTANKVENAKAEPQKDIITFEDFAKVDLRIGTIIEAEKMPKANKLLVLKVDTGIDVRTIVSGIAEHFTPEEVVGKRVTVLVNLASRALRGVESEGMLLLTNNAEGKLVFVNPDAEGVINGAMIS; from the coding sequence ATGTTAGAAAATCCGAAAAGATATACGATTACAGCGGCTTTACCTTACACAAATGGTCCGATTCACATTGGACATTTAGCAGGTGTTTATGTTCCTTCTGATATTTATGCAAGATATTTGCGTTTGCAAGGAAAAGATGTGGCTTTCATTTGCGGAAGCGATGAGCACGGTGTGGCGATTTCAATGAAAGCTAAAAAAGAAGGCATTACGCCCCAACAAGTAATTGATAAATATGACGGAATTATTCGTCAATCATTTTTAGATTTCGGGATTTCTTTTGATAATTATTCGAGAACTTCTTCTGAGATTCATCATAAAACTGCATCAGAATTTTTCAAAAAATTATACGATAACGGAGATTTCATCGAAGAAACTACCGAACAATTATACGACGCGAAAGCGGACCAATTCTTAGCAGATCGTTTCGTAACCGGAACTTGTCCAAAGTGCGACAATCCTGAAGCTTACGGAGATCAATGTGAAAAATGTGGTTCGACTTTAAATGCAACCGATTTAATTAATCCGAAATCAACTATTACAGGCGAAACTCCAATTTTAAAATCTACAAAACACTGGTTTTTACCTTTAAATCGTTACGAATCATTCCTAAAAGAATGGGTTTTAGAAGGTCATAAAAACGATTGGAAACCGAATGTGTACGGACAAGTAAAATCATGGGTTGATGGCGGTTTAGAACCAAGAGCGGTAACACGTGATTTGGATTGGGGAATTGACGTTCCGGTTGAAGGTGCTGAAGGAAAAAAATTATATGTTTGGTTTGATGCGCCAATTGGTTATATTTCATCTACCAAAGAATGGGCAGCTCGCGAAGGAAAAGATTGGGAACCTTATTGGAAAGATGCTGATACAAAATTGGTTCACTTCATTGGAAAAGATAATATCGTGTTCCATTGTATTATTTTTCCAGCGATGTTAAAAGCAGAAGGAAGTTATATTTTACCTGATAATGTTCCGGCAAATGAATTTTTAAATTTAGAAGGAAACAAATTATCAACTTCTAAAAACTGGGCGGTTTGGTTGCACGAATATTTACAAGATTTCCCAGAAAAACAAGACGCATTACGTTATGCGTTAACGGCAAATGCTCCAGAAACAAAAGACAACGATTTTACTTGGAAAGATTTTCAAGCGAGAAACAATAATGAATTAGCGGCGATTTTTGGAAATTTCATCAACCGTGTCGTGGTGTTAACCAATAAATATTACAACGGAATTGTTCCAACTCCAAACGAATTTTCGGAAGTTGACGAACAAACATTAGCCGAATTAAAAGCGTATCCAGCTGTAATTTCAAGTTCGATTGAGCGTTACAGATTTAGAGAAGCATTAGGCGAATTAATGAATGTAGCTCGTTTAGGAAATAAATATTTAGCCGATGAAGAACCATGGAAAATGGTAAAAGAAAATCCGGCAAGAGTACAAACGCAAATGTATGTAGCATTGCAAATCGCTTCTGCTTTAGCGGTTTTATCGGAACCATTTTTACCTTTTACAGCTAAAAAATTATCAAATATTTTAAAAATCGATGCGTTAGGTTGGAACGATGTTACTACTAAAACAGACTTGTTACCAGCAGGACATCAAATTGGTCAAGCCGAAATCTTGTTTGCCCAAATTGAAGATGCCGAAATCCAAAAACAATTAGACAAATTAGAAGCAACTAAAACCGCCAATAAAGTGGAAAACGCAAAAGCTGAACCTCAAAAAGACATCATCACTTTCGAAGATTTTGCTAAAGTAGATTTACGAATTGGAACCATTATAGAAGCTGAAAAAATGCCAAAAGCTAACAAATTGTTAGTTTTAAAAGTAGATACAGGAATTGATGTAAGAACCATCGTTTCTGGAATTGCAGAGCATTTTACACCGGAAGAAGTTGTTGGAAAACGCGTAACGGTTTTAGTCAACTTAGCATCAAGAGCTTTACGTGGTGTAGAAAGCGAAGGTATGTTGTTATTAACGAACAACGCCGAAGGGAAATTGGTTTTCGTAAATCCAGATGCGGAAGGCGTGATTAATGGTGCGATGATATCTTAA
- a CDS encoding S66 peptidase family protein, translating to MYRFILVLILISNFSHSQKKMKIPPYLKKDDTVAIVCTARKFFPEDAKPAIELLESWGLKVKLGRTIGLDSCQLGGTDAERIADFQEMMDDDNIKAIWCARGGYGTVRIIDSLDFTKFKKHPKWIMGFSDVTVLHSQLNVERVATLHSIMPFTVPKAPEEVKETLRKALFGEAISYTIPSKSYDIKGKASGELVGGNISILYSLLGSKSSIDTKGKILFIEDLDEYLYHIDRMMYNLKRNGYFENVKGIIVGSMSDMHDNEIPFGQNEVQIITAIAKEYNIPIAFEFPAGHQKDNRTLILGKQVDFEVNEKEVKLQFH from the coding sequence ATGTATAGATTTATTTTAGTACTTATTTTAATTTCAAACTTTTCTCATTCGCAAAAGAAAATGAAAATTCCACCTTATCTAAAAAAAGACGACACAGTTGCTATTGTTTGTACGGCTCGTAAATTTTTTCCAGAAGATGCAAAACCTGCTATTGAATTATTAGAATCTTGGGGATTAAAGGTCAAATTAGGCAGAACCATAGGTTTAGATAGTTGCCAACTTGGCGGAACTGACGCTGAAAGAATTGCCGATTTTCAAGAAATGATGGATGATGACAACATCAAAGCGATTTGGTGTGCTCGTGGTGGTTATGGTACTGTTCGAATTATTGATTCATTAGATTTCACCAAATTCAAAAAGCATCCCAAATGGATTATGGGATTTTCTGATGTAACGGTTTTACACAGTCAATTGAACGTGGAACGCGTGGCTACATTGCATTCAATTATGCCATTTACGGTTCCAAAAGCTCCAGAAGAAGTGAAAGAAACCTTGCGAAAAGCGCTTTTTGGAGAAGCTATTTCATATACAATTCCATCAAAATCGTATGATATAAAAGGAAAAGCTTCTGGCGAATTAGTGGGCGGAAATATTTCAATTTTATATAGTTTATTGGGTTCAAAATCTTCTATTGATACGAAAGGTAAAATCCTCTTTATTGAAGATTTGGACGAATATTTGTATCACATCGATAGAATGATGTACAACTTAAAACGCAATGGTTATTTCGAAAATGTAAAAGGAATTATTGTGGGAAGCATGTCTGATATGCACGATAACGAAATTCCGTTCGGACAAAATGAAGTCCAAATTATTACTGCAATTGCTAAGGAATACAACATTCCAATTGCTTTCGAATTTCCAGCGGGACATCAAAAAGACAACCGCACTTTGATTCTTGGGAAACAAGTAGATTTTGAAGTTAACGAAAAAGAAGTAAAACTTCAATTTCATTAA
- a CDS encoding YraN family protein, whose translation MAEHNDLGKLGEELAVDFLEKNGYEILETNWVFDKAEIDIISQKDNILAVVEVKTRSSIDFGLPQDFVKPKKIQLLLKAVNEYVIQNDLDVEVRFDIVAIHKENTEFVIEHIEEAFYYF comes from the coding sequence ATGGCAGAACACAACGATTTAGGAAAACTTGGAGAAGAATTAGCAGTTGATTTCTTAGAAAAAAACGGCTACGAAATCTTGGAAACGAATTGGGTTTTTGACAAAGCCGAAATCGATATTATTTCTCAAAAAGATAATATTCTGGCAGTTGTAGAAGTAAAAACGCGTTCGAGCATTGATTTTGGTTTACCTCAAGATTTTGTAAAACCCAAAAAGATTCAATTATTGTTAAAAGCTGTAAATGAATATGTTATTCAAAATGACTTAGATGTTGAAGTTCGATTTGACATTGTTGCAATTCATAAAGAAAACACAGAATTTGTTATAGAACATATTGAAGAAGCGTTTTATTATTTTTAA